A stretch of Ligilactobacillus faecis DNA encodes these proteins:
- the trxA gene encoding thioredoxin, whose product MVKEWTDSDYKAETAQGLTLTDFWATWCGPCRMQAPVIEQLADELGDKVTIGKVDVDKNQATAAAYGVMSIPTMVIQKDGKVVDTLIGYHDKNALKSKLEQYL is encoded by the coding sequence ATGGTTAAAGAATGGACAGATAGTGATTACAAAGCAGAAACAGCACAAGGTTTGACGTTGACGGATTTTTGGGCTACTTGGTGTGGTCCTTGTCGGATGCAAGCACCTGTGATCGAGCAATTAGCTGATGAGTTAGGTGATAAAGTTACGATCGGTAAAGTAGATGTTGATAAAAACCAAGCAACAGCAGCAGCCTATGGAGTAATGAGCATTCCAACGATGGTCATTCAAAAAGATGGTAAAGTGGTCGATACTTTGATCGGTTACCATGATAAGAATGCGCTAAAGAGCAAACTGGAACAATATCTCTAA